Proteins from a single region of Scleropages formosus chromosome 22, fSclFor1.1, whole genome shotgun sequence:
- the thumpd3 gene encoding tRNA (guanine(6)-N(2))-methyltransferase THUMP3: MSARHGEQTLEDPELQCCGHDRGPVTVTMGATVPTGFEHCAAEEVREKLGAEAKISKDRGRIYFQMSSDSLPLVHQLRSVDNLFVVVKEYVDYQFKDSKEETLKDLQDLASKLPWTNPLEVWKLNNVLKKRRWRRRGANVSRPNPSSDGAKEGTQEGAADTETQSLEAEPEQPGRVEEDYEDNQGQQDKGSAETGAEGTPGVLKFRVTCNRAGDKHSFTSNEAARDFGGAVQEFFQWKADMTKFDVEVLLNIHNNEVVIGVALTEESLHRRNISHFGPTTLRSTLAYGMLRLCKPQVSDVIIDPMCGTGAIPLEGALEWKHSYYLAGDNNDQAVNRTVNNVAHIHRKRQEKGCGPWGLPIDTVQWNLCRLPLKTASVDIIITDMPFGKRMGSKKRNWDLYPSCLREMARVCRPGTGKAVLLTQDKKCFAKALSRMGGLWRKSHTVWVNIGGLHAGVYLLKRVASAFGETPEDTDERRDPRGAETAGEEKEEN, encoded by the exons ATGTCTGCCAGGCACGGTGAGCAGACCCTCGAGGACCCGGAGCTGCAGTGTTGTGGACACGACCGTGGTCCAGTTACGGTCACAATGGGGGCCACGGTGCCCACGGGCTTCGAACACTGCGCTGCCGAGGAGGTCCGAGAGAAACTCGGCGCTGAGGCGAAAATCAGCAAGGACCGTGGTAGAATATACTTCCAGATGAGCTCCGACAGCCTTCCCCTG GTGCATCAGCTGAGGTCGGTCGACAACTTATTTGTCGTGGTTAAGGAGTATGTGGACTACCAGTTCAAAGATTCAAAG GAGGAGACGCTCAAGGATTTGCAGGATCTGGCCTCGAAGCTCCCATGGACGAACCCACTGGAGGTTTGGAAACTGAACAATGTGCTGAAGAAGAGGAGGTGGCGGCGGAGAGGGGCGAATGTCTCCAGGCCGAACCCCAGCAGCGATGGCGCCAAAGAGGGGACGCAGGAGGGCGCTGCAGACACGGAGACACAGAGCCTCGAAGCAGAGCCCGAGCAGCCTGGCAGAGTGGAGGAGGACTATGAGGACAACCAGGGACAGCAGGACAAGGGTTCTGCAGAAACGGGGGCTGAGGGCACCCCTGGAGTGCTCAAGTTTCGGGTGACGTGCAACCGGGCCGGCGACAAGCACAGCTTCACTTCTAACGAAGCCGCGAGGGACTTTGGCGGAGCCGTGCAGGAGTTCTTCCAGTGGAAGGCAGACATGACCAAGTTTGATGTGGAG GTTCTCTTGAACATCCACAACAACGAGGTGGTGATCGGCGTTGCGCTCACAGAGGAGAGCCTCCATCGCAGAAACATCTCGCACTTTGGGCCCACCACTCTGCGCTCCACGCTGGCCTACGGCATGCTCAG GCTTTGCAAGCCACAGGTGTCTGACGTGATAATTGACCCAATGTGTGGAACCGGAGCCATACCCCTCGAG GGGGCCCTTGAGTGGAAGCATTCTTACTACCTGGCTGGAGACAACAACGACCAGGCGGTGAACCGCACAGTCAACAACGTCGCTCACATCCACAGGAAGAGACAGGAGAAAGGCTG TGGACCGTGGGGTCTGCCCATAGACACGGTGCAGTGGAATCTGTGTCGTTTGCCGCTGAAGACGGCTTCTGTGGACATCATCATCACCGACATGCCCTTCGGGAAGAG GATGGGCTCAAAAAAGAGGAACTGGGACTTGTACCCCTCGTGTTTGAGGGAAATGGCCCGTGTTTGTCGACCCGGGACTGGCAAGGCCGTGCTGTTGACGCAGGACAAAAAATGCTTTGCCAAG gCTTTGTCCAGGATGGGGGGGCTGTGGCGCAAGTCCCACACAGTGTGGGTGAACATCGGTGGGCTCCACGCTGGCGTGTATCTTCTCAAAAGGGTGGCGTCTGCTTTTGGGGAGACCCCCGAAGACACTGACGAGAGAAGAGACCCTCGAGGCGCCGAGACGGCCGgggaagagaaagaggaaaattaa
- the LOC108923412 gene encoding prostacyclin synthase-like, with product MWTAQLLFSCLLLLLLFVFILLLSGRTRSKREPPLDKGRIPWLGHALEFGKDAAKFLTRMKEKHGDIFTVRVAGRYVTVLLDPHSYDDVLHNSTSLDFSRYAQVLMERIFHLRLPQYNPAAERAAMHKHFHGESLARLNATMYRNLRGLLESDTLPDPTRWKQDGLFNFSYGLLFRAGYLTLFGARHNNKNGPTDIYNAFRTFDGLLTKMARTTLKPEEKREAESVRKRLWSLLSPARPGEGAAPSAWLQGYLKHLEEDGADRDTCTRALLLQLWATQGNVGPAAFWLLGFLLTNPEAMKAVKKEFSDIPVAADVPENLILEKLQCTPVFDSTLSETLRLTAAPFVTREVLTGTTLHMANGQEYDFRQGDRVCLFPFLSPQMDPEIHREPEKFKFDRFLNVDGTEKRDFFKGGRRLKYYTMPWGAGRNACVGRHFAISAIKQFVFLVLSRLDLELCDPESVLPAVNASRYGFGMLQPDGDVLIRYKLRDLL from the exons ATGTGGACCGCGCAGCTTCTCTtctcctgcctgctgctgctactCCTCTtcgtcttcatcctcctcctctccggACGGACCAG ATCGAAGAGAGAACCGCCGTTAGACAAGGGCCGGATTCCGTGGCTGGGACACGCCCTCGAGTTCGGAAAAGATGCCGCCAAGTTTCTGACACGAATGAAGGAGAAACACGGCGACATTTTCACG GTGCGGGTGGCGGGTCGCTACGTCACCGTGCTGCTGGATCCGCACTCCTATGACGACGTGCTCCACAACTCCACCTCCCTGGACTTCAGCCGCTACGCCCAGGTGCTCATGGAGCGGATCTTCCACCTGCGCCTGCCGCAGTACAACCCCGCTGCCGAGAGGGCCGCCATGCACAA GCATTTCCACGGGGAGAGTCTGGCTCGTCTGAACGCCACCATGTACCGCAACCTCCGGGGCCTGCTGGAGTCCGACACGCTCCCCGACCCGACGCGCTGGAAGCAGGACGGCCTGTTCAACTTCAGCTACGGCCTGCTCTTCAG GGCCGGGTATCTCACCCTGTTTGGAGCGagacacaacaacaaaaacgGGCCGACTGACATCTACAACGCGTTCAGGACGTTCGATGGCCTCCTGACAAAAATGGCTCGGACGACCCTCAAGCCAG AGGAGAAGCGGGAGGCCGAGTCGGTGCGGAAGCGCCTCTGGAGCCTCCTCTCCCCGGCCCGGCCAGGCGAGGGGGCGGCACCCAGCGCTTGGCTGCAGGGCTACCTGAAACACCTCGAGGAGGACGGTGCGGACAGGGATACGTGCACGCGGGCTTTGCTCCTGCAGCTCTGGGCCACGCAG GGTAACGTCGGTCCCGCCGCGTTCTGGCTCCTGGGGTTCCTCCTGACCAACCCTGAGGCCATGAAGGCGGTGAAGAAAGAGTTCTCCGACATCCCGGTGGCAGCAGACGTGCCCGAGAACCTGATTTTGGAGAAGTTGCAGTGCACCCCTGTGTTTG ACAGCACGCTGAGCGAAACGCTGAGGCTCACCGCCGCCCCCTTCGTCACCCGGGAGGTGCTGACGGGCACCACGCTGCACATGGCGAACGGGCAGGAATACGACTTCCGACAAGGGGACCGCGTGTGCCTGTTCCCCTTCCTCAGCCCCCAGATGGACCCCGAAATCCACCGTGAGCCAGAG aAGTTCAAGTTTGACCGGTTCTTGAACGTGGATGGGACGGAGAAGAGGGATTTTTTCAAAGGTGGGCGGAGGCTCAAGTATTACACCATGCCGTGGGGAGCCGGAAGGAATGCCTGCGTGGGCAGACACTTCGCCATCAGCGCCATAAAGCA GTTCGTGTTCTTGGTGCTGAGCCGTTTGGACCTGGAACTGTGTGACCCAGAATCGGTTTTGCCGGCAGTCAACGCAAGTCGCTACGGGTTTGGGATGTTGCAGCCAGATGGAGACGTGCTCATCCGTTATAAGTTGAGAGACCTATTATAG